In a genomic window of Ipomoea triloba cultivar NCNSP0323 chromosome 3, ASM357664v1:
- the LOC116011813 gene encoding probable polyamine oxidase 5, which yields MQAKKPKVVIIGAGMAGLTAANKLYTGAGSRGVIEVCVVEGGERIGGRINTSEFGGDRIEMGATWIHGIGGSPIHRIAQEINSLESEQPWECMDGCLDEAAVTIAEGGYNLNSSLIAPISNLFKKLMDFAQGGSSNGCTGDLSLSVGCFLRKGLDEYWESMKEREEEVEGFGNFWCRKSLEEAIFGMFENTQRTYTSAGDLQTLDYGAESEYRMFPGEEITIAKGYLSIIESLASVLPPGLIQLGKKVVRIEWNPQNPHSLSSAENGNNNNGAWRPVRLHFVDGSIMEADHVILTVSLGVLKQGITQEFGLFDPPLPSFKTEAISRLGFGVVNKLFLQIHPSFKLPHLQMVFHQPKNHSRIPWWMRRTASICPIYTESSVALSWFAGKEALALESLDDQEIIDGVSTTISNFLPHFPLCNGHKQPEIIVKVLKTQWGTDPLFLGSYSYVAVGSSGDDLDTMAEPLPPNYKDTPKIHHGSSSPSSSPPLQILFAGEATHRTHYSTTHGAYFSGLREANRLLQHYNCSDL from the coding sequence atgcAGGCCAAGAAGCCAAAAGTGGTGATAATAGGAGCAGGAATGGCTGGGCTAACAGCTGCAAACAAGCTGTACACAGGTGCAGGGTCAAGGGGGGTGATAGAGGTGTGTGTTGTGGAAGGAGGGGAGAGGATTGGTGGGAGGATAAACACCTCAGAGTTTGGGGGTGACAGGATTGAGATGGGTGCCACTTGGATCCATGGGATTGGTGGGAGCCCAATTCACAGGATTGCTCAAGAAATCAACTCCCTGGAGTCTGAGCAGCCATGGGAGTGTATGGATGGTTGCTTGGATGAGGCTGCCGTGACTATTGCAGAAGGTGGATATAATCTCAACTCATCCCTAATTGCCCCAATCTCCAATCTTTTCAAGAAACTCATGGATTTTGCTCAGGGGGGTTCCTCAAATGGCTGCACTGGAGATCTCAGCCTGAGTGTGGGGTGTTTTCTTCGAAAGGGGCTCGACGAATATTGGGAATCAATGAAGGAGAGGGAGGAGGAGGTGGAAGGGTTTGGGAATTTTTGGTGCAGGAAATCACTTGAAGAAGCCATTTTTGGGATGTTTGAGAACACTCAAAGGACTTATACTTCAGCTGGAGATCTCCAGACTCTTGACTATGGTGCAGAAAGCGAATATCGAATGTTTCCAGGGGAGGAGATCACCATTGCCAAGGGGTATTTGAGCATAATTGAGTCCTTGGCTTCTGTATTGCCTCCTGGTTTGATCCAATTAGGCAAGAAAGTGGTGAGAATTGAATGGAACCCCCAAAACCCCCATTCATTATCTTCTGCAGAAAATGGGAATAACAATAATGGTGCCTGGAGGCCAGTGAGGCTACATTTTGTGGATGGATCAATCATGGAAGCTGATCATGTGATCCTCACAGTCTCACTAGGGGTTTTGAAACAAGGAATCACACAAGAATTTGGTCTATTTGATCCCCCACTCCCCAGTTTCAAAACTGAAGCAATTTCCAGGCTTGGTTTTGGTGTTGTCAACAAGCTGTTCTTGCAAATTCACCCTTCTTTCAAGCTCCCACACTTGCAAATGGTGTTCCACCAACCAAAAAACCACTCAAGAATCCCATGGTGGATGAGGAGAACTGCTTCTATATGCCCAATCTATACCGAATCAAGCGTCGCCCTCTCGTGGTTCGCGGGGAAAGAAGCTCTAGCACTTGAGTCCCTAGATGACCAAGAAATCATTGATGGGGTTTCAACCACAATCTCCAATTTTTTGCCCCATTTCCCACTTTGCAATGGCCACAAACAGCCTGAGATTATTGTCAAGGTTTTGAAGACCCAATGGGGCACTGACCCTCTCTTCTTGGGCTCATATAGCTATGTGGCTGTTGGATCAAGTGGAGATGATTTAGACACCATGGCTGAGCCACTGCCACCAAATTACAAAGATACCCCCAAGATTCATCATGGCAGTTCTAGTCCTTCATCTTCCCCCCCTCTCCAAATCCTATTTGCAGGGGAAGCAACACACAGAACCCATTACTCAACCACCCATGGAGCTTACTTTAGTGGCCTCAGAGAAGCCAATAGGCTCCTCCAACACTATAACTGTTCTGATctatga
- the LOC116012822 gene encoding beta-galactosidase 2-like — MNFVVVFVAAVVLFSLASAPARAAVTYDDKGFIINGHKKILISGSIHYPRSTPGMWPDILKRAKEGGLDVIQTYVFWNGHEPFPGKFNFEGRYDLVKFLKLAHQAGLYVHLRIGPYICGEWNYGGFPVWLRYVPGMEFRTDNKPFKVAMQRFVEKIVNIMNLEKLFEPQGGPIIMNQIENEYGPVQWDIGAPGKAYAKWFTQMAAGLNTAHVPWIVCKQEDAPPPMIDACNGFYCENFKPHHPHTPKMFTELWTAWFTAYGTPVPRRSAEDTAFSVARFIQYGGSYFNYYMYHGGTNFGRTGALFLTTSYEYDGLLDEYGLPNEPKYWHLAELHKVIKQAEPAIISSYPTVTWLGKSQQAHVYSAKTGGHCALFLSNTDQFPAKVTFWNKQYELPAWSVSIFPDCKTEAFNTARVKATTPLLRMVPTNTWFTWQSYVEYPPSVGDKDTHATDGIWEQVIMTRDASDYLWYTTDVFIASNEKFLKDGKETVLYVPSGGHELCVFVNGQLVGTAYGTLADPRLTFSKGVKLKAGVNKISLLSATVGLPNVGTHYEQWNYGIHAPVTLSGLNEGTRDLSKQKWSYRVGMKGDYLHLNTGSNSVAWAGGSHLTYKYPLTWYKSTFNAPDGNEPLTLDLGSMGKGLVWINGEAVARHWPANTARGKCGKCTYTGFYSETKCLTQCGQPSQRWYHVPRSWLKPSGNVLVVFEEWGGDPKGIKLNRRTKQYAN; from the exons ATGAATTTTGTGGTGGTGTTTGTGGCGGCGGTGGTGTTGTTCTCACTGGCTTCTGCTCCAGCGAGAGCCGCAGTTACCTACGATGACAAAGGTTTCATCATCAATGGACACAAAAAGATTCTCATCTCGGGTTCTATTCACTACCCAAGAAGCACTCCTGGG ATGTGGCCTGATATTCTAAAGAGGGCTAAAGAAGGAGGCTTGGATGTTATACAGACTTATGTGTTCTGGAATGGACATGAACCATTTCCTGGAAAA TTCAATTTTGAGGGGAGATATGATTTGGTGAAGTTCCTCAAACTGGCACATCAGGCGGGGCTCTATGTTCATCTCCGCATTGGGCCTTATATTTGTGGAGAATGGAATTATGG GGGATTCCCTGTTTGGCTAAGATATGTGCCTGGGATGGAGTTTAGAACAGACAATAAGCCTTTTAAG GTGGCTATGCAACGGTTTGTtgaaaaaattgtgaacatcaTGAATTTGGAGAAATTGTTTGAACCTCAAGGTGGACCTATTATTATGAATCAG ATTGAAAACGAGTATGGACCAGTGCAGTGGGATATTGGTGCCCCGGGTAAAGCTTATGCAAAATGGTTTACACAAATGGCTGCAGGTCTCAACACTGCCCATGTCCCTTGGATCGTGTGTAAACAAGAGGACGCCCCCCCTCCCATG ATTGATGCTTGCAATGGATTCTACTGCGAAAACTTTAAGCCACACCATCCCCACACTCCCAAAATGTTTACAGAACTCTGGACTGCATG GTTTACAGCATATGGAACTCCGGTTCCTAGAAGATCTGCAGAAGACACAGCTTTTTCAGTGGCAAGGTTCATCCAGTATGGTGGCTCATACTTCAACTATTACATG TACCATGGAGGAACGAATTTTGGTCGGACTGGTGCTCTATTTCTTACAACTAGCTATGAGTACGATGGTCTTCTCGATGAATATG GGCTACCAAATGAACCCAAATATTGGCACTTAGCAGAATTGCATAAAGTGATCAAGCAAGCTGAACCAGCCATAATTTCATCCTACCCCACAGTCACATGGCTTGGCAAAAGTCAACAG GCTCATGTGTATAGTGCAAAGACTGGGGGGCATTGCGCTTTGTTCCTCTCCAACACCGATCAATTTCCAGCGAAAGTGACCTTTTGGAACAAGCAATATGAACTGCCTGCTTGGTCAGTCAGTATTTTCCCAGACTGCAAAACCGAGGCTTTCAACACTGCAAGGGTTAAGGCCACAACCCCTCTGCTAAGGATGGTGCCAACCAATACCTGGTTCACTTGGCAGTCCTACGTCGAATACCCTCCATCCGTAGGTGATAAGGACACACACGCAACAGATGGAATATGGGAACAAGTCATTATGACCCGAGACGCCTCAGACTACTTGTGGTACACCACAGA TGTGTTCATTGCATCTAATGAAAAATTTCTAAAGGATGGGAAAGAAACGGTTCTATATGTCCCGTCTGGTGGACATGAACTGTGCGTTTTCGTTAATGGTCAACTGGTGGGAACTGCATATGGGACACTGGCAGACCCAAGACTAACATTTTCTAAGGGTGTAAAACTAAAGGCTGGTGTTAACAAGATTTCCCTGCTCAGTGCCACAGTTGGCCTCCCG AATGTTGGCACGCACTATGAACAATGGAATTATGGAATTCATGCCCCAGTCACATTGAGTGGTCTTAATGAAGGGACAAGAGACTTGTCTAAGCAGAAATGGTCTTACAGG GTTGGTATGAAGGGTGATTACTTACATCTGAATACTGGAAGTAACTCTGTGGCATGGGCAGGAGGTTCACATCTGACTTACAAATACCCCCTAACCTGGTACAAG AGCACTTTTAATGCCCCTGATGGAAACGAGCCGCTGACGTTAGACCTGGGCAGCATGGGGAAGGGTCTGGTATGGATAAACGGTGAAGCTGTCGCCCGCCACTGGCCGGCAAACACCGCTCGTGGCAAATGTGGCAAGTGCACCTATACTGGATTTTACAGTGAGACAAAATGCCTGACTCAATGTGGGCAGCCTTCTCAAAGATG GTATCATGTGCCGCGATCATGGCTGAAACCATCTGGGAATGTCTTAGTTGTGTTTGAGGAATGGGGCGGCGACCCCAAGGgaattaaattgaatagaagaacCAAGCAGTATGCAAATTAA
- the LOC116012821 gene encoding beta-galactosidase-like: MLRFKNCRSHFLVVFVVVIFSSLACGPVRATVSYDDKAFIINGNRRILISGSIHYPRSTPEMWPGLIQKAKDGGLDVIQTYVFWNGHEPSPGKYNFEGRYDLVRFIKLVHQAGLFVHLRIGPYICGEWNFGGFPVWLKYVPGMEFRTDNQPFKVAMQGFVAKIVNMMKSESLFEPQGGPIIMSQIENEYGPIEWEIGAPGKAYTKWFTQMAVGLKTGVPWIMCKQEDAPDPMIDTCNGFYCENFRPHNPRNPKMFTELWTAWYTEFGGPVPRRSAEDTAFAVARFIQNNGSFFNYYMYHGGTNFGRTAGRFIATSYDYDAPLDEYGLPNEPKYGHLAELHKVIKQAEPALVSSYPTVTWLGKYQEAHVFSPKSGGHCALFLSNYDPQNSAKVMFWNKQYNLPPWSVSIFPDCKTEAFNTARVSVGSSQMKMVPVKSGFSWQSYIEDTPTADDGDSLVADGLWEQVNVTRDNSDYLWYMTDVNIASNEGFLKNGKDLVLTVMSAGHALRIFINGQLSGTVYGGLENPKLTFTGNVKLRAGVNKISLLSSAVGLPNVGTHYEQWNTGVLGPVSLSGLNEGTRNLAKQRWSYKVGLKGESLSLNTMSGSSSVEWVQGSLLANKQPLTWYKAIFNAPGGNDPVALDMSSMGKGEIWINGEGVGRHWAAYTAHGSCGQCSYAGTYSETKCQTNCGQPSQRWYHVPRSWLKPSGNLLVVFEEWGGDPSGIKFVTRTK; the protein is encoded by the exons ATGTTGAGGTTTAAGAATTGCAGAAGCCATTTCTTGGTGGTGTTTGTGGTGGTGATTTTCTCATCATTGGCTTGTGGTCCAGTGAGAGCCACAGTTTCCTATGATGACAAAGCCTTCATCATCAATGGCAACAGAAGGATTCTAATCTCTGGTTCTATTCACTACCCAAGAAGCACTCCTGAG aTGTGGCCTGGGCTTATACAGAAGGCTAAAGATGGAGGATTGGATGTTATACAGACTTATGTGTTCTGGAATGGGCATGAACCATCTCCTGGAAAA tACAACTTTGAGGGGAGATATGATTTGGTCAGGTTCATCAAACTGGTGCATCAAGCAGGGCTCTTTGTTCATCTTCGTATCGGCCCTTATATTTGTGGAGAATGGAATTTTGG GGGATTCCCAGTTTGGCTAAAATATGTGCCTGGGATGGAATTTAGAACAGACAATCAGCCTTTTAAG GTGGCTATGCAAGGATTTGTTGCGAAAATTGTCAACATGATGAAGTCAGAGAGTCTGTTTGAACCTCAAGGTGGACCTATTATTATGAGTCAG ATTGAAAACGAGTATGGACCGATAGAGTGGGAAATTGGTGCTCCAGGTAAAGCATATACGAAATGGTTTACACAAATGGCTGTCGGTCTCAAAACCGGTGTTCCTTGGATCATGTGCAAACAAGAGGATGCCCCCGATCCCATG ATAGATACTTGCAATGGATTCTACTGTGAAAACTTCCGTCCACACAATCCCCGCAATCCCAAGATGTTTACAGAGCTCTGGACTGCATG GTACACAGAATTTGGAGGTCCCGTTCCTCGAAGATCTGCAGAAGACACCGCTTTTGCAGTTGCAAGGTTCATCCAAAACAATGGCTCGTTCTTCAACTATTACATG TACCATGGAGGGACAAATTTTGGCAGGACTGCTGGTCGGTTTATTGCAACTAGCTATGACTATGATGCCCCCCTAGATGAATATG GGCTGCCAAATGAACCGAAATATGGGCACTTAGCAGAATTGCATAAAGTGATCAAGCAAGCCGAGCCTGCTTTAGTTTCGTCGTATCCCACAGTTACATGGCTTGGAAAATATCAAGAG gctCATGTCTTTAGTCCAAAGTCGGGGGGGCATTGTGCTTTGTTCCTCTCAAACTACGACCCCCAAAACTCAGCAAAAGTGATGTTTTGGAACAAGCAATACAATCTGCCTCCTTGGTCAGTTAGTATTTTCCCCGACTGCAAGACTGAGGCTTTCAACACCGCGAGG GTAAGTGTAGGAAGCTCTCAGATGAAGATGGTGCCCGTGAAGAGTGGATTCTCTTGGCAATCGTACATTGAAGATACTCCAACCGCTGATGATGGGGATTCGCTTGTAGCAGATGGACTATGGGAGCAAGTAAATGTAACCCGAGACAACTCGGACTATTTGTGGTACATGACAGA TGTGAACATTGCATCTAACGAAGGATTTCTAAAGAATGGAAAAGACCTGGTTTTAACTGTTATGTCTGCTGGACATGCATTGCGCATTTTCATTAATGGTCAATTATCAG GAACTGTGTATGGGGGACTGGAAAATCCGAAACTAACATTTACTGGGAATGTAAAACTAAGGGCCGGTGTTAACAAGATTTCGCTGCTCAGCTCTGCTGTTGGCCTCCCG AACGTTGGCACGCATTATGAGCAATGGAATACTGGAGTTCTCGGCCCTGTCTCGTTGAGTGGTCTTAATGAAGGGACAAGAAACTTGGCTAAGCAGAGATGGTCTTACAAG GTTGGTTTGAAAGGTGAATCCTTAAGTCTCAATACTATGAGTGGAAGTTCCTCTGTGGAATGGGTACAAGGTTCCCTTCTGGCTAACAAACAGCCCCTAACCTGGTACAAG GCGATTTTTAACGCACCAGGGGGAAACGACCCGGTGGCGTTGGACATGAGCAGCATGGGAAAAGGCGAGATATGGATAAACGGGGAAGGCGTTGGGCGCCACTGGGCTGCATACACTGCCCATGGCAGCTGTGGTCAGTGCAGCTATGCTGGAACTTATAGTGAGACCAAATGCCAGACAAATTGTGGACAGCCTTCTCAAAGATG GTATCATGTCCCGCGATCATGGCTGAAACCATCTGGGAATCTCTTAGTCGTGTTCGAAGAATGGGGGGGCGACCCATCGGGGATTAAATTCGTTACAAGAACCAAGTAA